In one Oryzias latipes chromosome 13, ASM223467v1 genomic region, the following are encoded:
- the LOC101175336 gene encoding arfaptin-2 isoform X1, producing MADSIMSKAATMEIPINSNGDTGTLPEDDSLEQDLQQVMVSGPNLNETSIVSGGYGGPAGGIIPTSTIKGPAIHYNPEYLDRRRAPAPGPDIRMKSRGVNLPHSHSSASRLAHQSDQHPGSSNHSISPTEEVSRGVAVEKLDSVKKWGINTYKCTKQMFSEKFGRGSRTVDLELEAQIELLKDTKSKYENILRLATALISHFQSMVETQQALGDTFTDLSQKSPELQDEFGYNAETQKLLCKNGESLLGAINFFVSSVNTLVNKTMEDTLITIKHYENARLEFDAYRSDLEELSMGPRDAASMVRIEMAQHDYQIHRDKYERLRSDVTIKLKFLEENKVKVMHKQLLLFHNATSAYFAGNQQQLEQTLIQFNVKLKPPGSDKPSWLEEQ from the exons ATGGCTGACAGTATTATGAGCAAGGCTGCTACTATGGAGATCCCAATTAATAGCAACGGAGACACCGGGACTCTACCGGAGGATGACAGCCTGGAGCAG GATCTGCAGCAGGTGATGGTGTCTGGACCCAACCTGAATGAAACCAGCATTGTATCAGGTGGTTATGGGGGACCAGCAGGGGGCATCATTCCCACCAGCACCATCAAAG GCCCAGCAATTCACTACAATCCTGAATATCTGGACAGAAGACGAGCTCCTGCACCAGGACCAG ACATTCGCATGAAATCCAGGGGTGTTAACTTACCTCACAGTCACTCCTCAGCCAGTCGCCTTGCCCACCAGTCAGACCAGCATCCAG GGTCTTCCAATCACAGCATCAGTCCAACTGAAGAGGTTTCTCGAGGTGTAGCCGTGGAAAAATTGGATAGTGTAAAGAAATGGGGAATTAACACATATAAG tGTACAAAGCAGATGTTCTCTGAGAAGTTTGGCCGCGGCTCACGGACGGTAGACCTGGAACTGGAAGCTCAGATAGAATTGCTGAAAGACACCAAGAGCAAGTATGAGAACATCCTGAGACTGGCGACTGCGCTCATCAGCCACTTTCAAAGCATGGTTGAAACGCAGCAGGCCCTGGGTGACACATTCACCGACCTGAGCCAGAAGTCCCCTGAGTTGCAG GATGAGTTTGGGTATAACGCAGAAACACAAAAGCTGCTGTGTAAAAATGGCGAGTCTCTGCTTGGTGCCATCAACTTCTTTGTGTCCAGCGTGAACACACTGGTCAATAAAACCATGGAAGATACTCTGATCACCATTAAGCATTATGAAAATGCAAG GCTGGAGTTTGATGCGTATCGCTCCGATCTGGAGGAGCTGAGTATGGGCCCAAGAGACGCCGCCTCCATGGTTCGCATTGAGATGGCTCAGCACGACTACCAGATCCACAGAGATAAATACGAAAGGCTCCGTAGTGATGTCACCATTAAGCTGAAATTCTTGGAGGAAAATAAG GTTAAGGTGATGCACAAGCAGCTGCTTCTTTTCCACAATGCAACCTCTGCATACTTTGCTGGCAACCAGCAGCAGTTGGAACAAACTCTAATACAGTTTAATGTCAAGCTAAAGCCTCCAGGTTCCGACAAACCGTCCTGGCTGGAGGAGCAGTAA
- the LOC101175336 gene encoding arfaptin-2 isoform X3, whose product MADSIMSKAATMEIPINSNGDTGTLPEDDSLEQDLQQVMVSGPNLNETSIVSGGYGGPAGGIIPTSTIKGSSNHSISPTEEVSRGVAVEKLDSVKKWGINTYKCTKQMFSEKFGRGSRTVDLELEAQIELLKDTKSKYENILRLATALISHFQSMVETQQALGDTFTDLSQKSPELQDEFGYNAETQKLLCKNGESLLGAINFFVSSVNTLVNKTMEDTLITIKHYENARLEFDAYRSDLEELSMGPRDAASMVRIEMAQHDYQIHRDKYERLRSDVTIKLKFLEENKVKVMHKQLLLFHNATSAYFAGNQQQLEQTLIQFNVKLKPPGSDKPSWLEEQ is encoded by the exons ATGGCTGACAGTATTATGAGCAAGGCTGCTACTATGGAGATCCCAATTAATAGCAACGGAGACACCGGGACTCTACCGGAGGATGACAGCCTGGAGCAG GATCTGCAGCAGGTGATGGTGTCTGGACCCAACCTGAATGAAACCAGCATTGTATCAGGTGGTTATGGGGGACCAGCAGGGGGCATCATTCCCACCAGCACCATCAAAG GGTCTTCCAATCACAGCATCAGTCCAACTGAAGAGGTTTCTCGAGGTGTAGCCGTGGAAAAATTGGATAGTGTAAAGAAATGGGGAATTAACACATATAAG tGTACAAAGCAGATGTTCTCTGAGAAGTTTGGCCGCGGCTCACGGACGGTAGACCTGGAACTGGAAGCTCAGATAGAATTGCTGAAAGACACCAAGAGCAAGTATGAGAACATCCTGAGACTGGCGACTGCGCTCATCAGCCACTTTCAAAGCATGGTTGAAACGCAGCAGGCCCTGGGTGACACATTCACCGACCTGAGCCAGAAGTCCCCTGAGTTGCAG GATGAGTTTGGGTATAACGCAGAAACACAAAAGCTGCTGTGTAAAAATGGCGAGTCTCTGCTTGGTGCCATCAACTTCTTTGTGTCCAGCGTGAACACACTGGTCAATAAAACCATGGAAGATACTCTGATCACCATTAAGCATTATGAAAATGCAAG GCTGGAGTTTGATGCGTATCGCTCCGATCTGGAGGAGCTGAGTATGGGCCCAAGAGACGCCGCCTCCATGGTTCGCATTGAGATGGCTCAGCACGACTACCAGATCCACAGAGATAAATACGAAAGGCTCCGTAGTGATGTCACCATTAAGCTGAAATTCTTGGAGGAAAATAAG GTTAAGGTGATGCACAAGCAGCTGCTTCTTTTCCACAATGCAACCTCTGCATACTTTGCTGGCAACCAGCAGCAGTTGGAACAAACTCTAATACAGTTTAATGTCAAGCTAAAGCCTCCAGGTTCCGACAAACCGTCCTGGCTGGAGGAGCAGTAA
- the LOC101175336 gene encoding arfaptin-2 isoform X2, with translation MADSIMSKAATMEIPINSNGDTGTLPEDDSLEQDLQQVMVSGPNLNETSIVSGGYGGPAGGIIPTSTIKDIRMKSRGVNLPHSHSSASRLAHQSDQHPGSSNHSISPTEEVSRGVAVEKLDSVKKWGINTYKCTKQMFSEKFGRGSRTVDLELEAQIELLKDTKSKYENILRLATALISHFQSMVETQQALGDTFTDLSQKSPELQDEFGYNAETQKLLCKNGESLLGAINFFVSSVNTLVNKTMEDTLITIKHYENARLEFDAYRSDLEELSMGPRDAASMVRIEMAQHDYQIHRDKYERLRSDVTIKLKFLEENKVKVMHKQLLLFHNATSAYFAGNQQQLEQTLIQFNVKLKPPGSDKPSWLEEQ, from the exons ATGGCTGACAGTATTATGAGCAAGGCTGCTACTATGGAGATCCCAATTAATAGCAACGGAGACACCGGGACTCTACCGGAGGATGACAGCCTGGAGCAG GATCTGCAGCAGGTGATGGTGTCTGGACCCAACCTGAATGAAACCAGCATTGTATCAGGTGGTTATGGGGGACCAGCAGGGGGCATCATTCCCACCAGCACCATCAAAG ACATTCGCATGAAATCCAGGGGTGTTAACTTACCTCACAGTCACTCCTCAGCCAGTCGCCTTGCCCACCAGTCAGACCAGCATCCAG GGTCTTCCAATCACAGCATCAGTCCAACTGAAGAGGTTTCTCGAGGTGTAGCCGTGGAAAAATTGGATAGTGTAAAGAAATGGGGAATTAACACATATAAG tGTACAAAGCAGATGTTCTCTGAGAAGTTTGGCCGCGGCTCACGGACGGTAGACCTGGAACTGGAAGCTCAGATAGAATTGCTGAAAGACACCAAGAGCAAGTATGAGAACATCCTGAGACTGGCGACTGCGCTCATCAGCCACTTTCAAAGCATGGTTGAAACGCAGCAGGCCCTGGGTGACACATTCACCGACCTGAGCCAGAAGTCCCCTGAGTTGCAG GATGAGTTTGGGTATAACGCAGAAACACAAAAGCTGCTGTGTAAAAATGGCGAGTCTCTGCTTGGTGCCATCAACTTCTTTGTGTCCAGCGTGAACACACTGGTCAATAAAACCATGGAAGATACTCTGATCACCATTAAGCATTATGAAAATGCAAG GCTGGAGTTTGATGCGTATCGCTCCGATCTGGAGGAGCTGAGTATGGGCCCAAGAGACGCCGCCTCCATGGTTCGCATTGAGATGGCTCAGCACGACTACCAGATCCACAGAGATAAATACGAAAGGCTCCGTAGTGATGTCACCATTAAGCTGAAATTCTTGGAGGAAAATAAG GTTAAGGTGATGCACAAGCAGCTGCTTCTTTTCCACAATGCAACCTCTGCATACTTTGCTGGCAACCAGCAGCAGTTGGAACAAACTCTAATACAGTTTAATGTCAAGCTAAAGCCTCCAGGTTCCGACAAACCGTCCTGGCTGGAGGAGCAGTAA
- the LOC101175337 gene encoding FH2 domain-containing protein 1, whose amino-acid sequence MHPRGPPVPLPPPPPPVLPPPPPPPPLSYHGPGLFGKGDRRRSRMRNFNWETLPKHSVIGKHNIWTADKDDGEYELDTAHMEELFSHNQGQQHPRALNRQSLRGLPVSGSGTEMVSILSSKRSMNIGIFLKQFKRPIRDMIYDIKSGNGHSFGFGKLRELCKLLPDDGEVKELLKFKGDPSALSEADLFMLMMVKTPSYEERLNCLVLKEEFFPLVDELKEFLGTLTAAGRELLECENLHSVIRLVLKTGNYMNAGGYAGSAIGFRMSSLLKLADTKANKPGMNLMHYVVMQAQKADEALLHFPKQLKHIESAARINNSDVEAEFERLVKKIQDAKADSEKEEDLKTQMENFLKEAEVCLEDVEMNLDQLQSVSDTVAEYFCEDSNKFKLDECCSIFHSFCEKFMKAMQENKAREMTEMKQKHRDRLQNPAKRRSTATCSSRDKEMKGIALEYVLQNLLTDRIPGRKSGKFSPANGSPINGSISEISSLTELPSESHNQRDTYRVKGMCTKEWNSAVDLTGSFSQKEERRHLSDTKVKGQRSYEEEDSEDLPHQRAPSITSSARSSSTTPNEDNDLQDNSEEEAQKLREASKKVWNFQNGVSSEDLCLEKPKEKSTLRRHLTFDEETQRYPGDPTNEELVQFLLGAVSPSKRNLSRRHTLPTNTSKNTKEENNLQTQTSVKSPNHLALERQTPPGESVGHTLPVFNFTDNNDNPRQSGFEDNNSLSTEETNDSSSYESEGVQQSQSCTESIESHLQVKNESVPQRNDWFKNETSGVFFSFLKRLGDLSKMQYNKETIHKSVDSGV is encoded by the exons ATGCATCCAAGAGGCCCTCCAGTTCCTCTACCCCCACCACCGCCACCAGTCCTTCCACCACCACCTCCGCCACCACCTCTGTCCTACCATGGCCCTGGCCTTTTCGGTAAGGGGGATCGCCGGCGCTCTCGGATGCGTAATTTCAACTGGGAAACCCTTCCCAAACACAGCGTGATCGGAAAGCACAACATCTGGACAGCAGACAAAGACGATGGAGAATATGAGCTGGACACGGCGCACATGGAGGAGTTGTTTAGTCACAACCAGGGCCAACAACATCCCAGGGCCCTGAACCGTCAAAGTTTGAGGGGCCTTCCAGTTTCTGGCTCAGGAACAGAAATG GTCTCCATCCTCAGCTCCAAGAGGAGCATGAACATAGGAATATTTCTGAAGCAGTTCAAGCG GCCTATAAGAGACATGATCTATGACATCAAATCAGGGAATGGTCACAGTTTTGGTTTTGGAAAGCTGCGGGAATTGTGCAAGCTGCTGCCAGATGATGGGGAG GTGAAGGAACTGCTGAAATTTAAAGGCGACCCATCTGCTCTCTCTGAAGCTGATCTTTTTATGTTGATGATGGTCAAAACCCCAAG ttATGAAGAGCGTCTGAACTGCTTGGTACTAAAGGAGGAATTTTTTCCTCTTGTGGATGAGCTTAAAGAATTTCTTGGGACTCTGACAGCTGCAGggagag AGCTGTTAGAGTGTGAAAATCTCCATTCTGTCATTCGCTTGGTGTTGAAGACTGGGAATTACATGAATGCT GGCGGCTATGCGGGCAGTGCCATTGGTTTCCGGATGTCGTCTCTGCTAAAGCTGGCTGatacaaaagcaaacaaacctGGAATGAATCTCATGCATTATGTTGTGATG CAAGCGCAGAAAGCAGATGAAGCCCTTCTGCATTTCCCTAAACAACTGAAGCACATTGAAAGTGCTGCAAG aataaataatAGTGACGTGGAAGCTGAGTTTGAAAGATTGGTGAAGAAAATACAAGACGCCAAAGCAGACAGCGAGAAAGAGGAAGACCTgaagacacagatggagaacttTCTGAAG GAAGCCGAGGTCTGCTTGGAAGACGTCGAGATGAACCTTGATCAGTTGCAGTCAGTTAGCGATACTGTAGCCGAGTACTTCTGTGAAGACTCCAACAAGTTCAAACTGGACGAGTGCTGCTCCATTTTTCACTCTTTCTGTGAGAAGTTCATGAAAGCCATGCAG GAAAACAAGGCCAGAGAGATGACAGAGATGAAACAGAAGCACAGAGACCGATTGCAGAACCCAGCCAAGCGCAGATCGACAGCTACCTGCTCCAGCAGAGACAAGGAAATGAAAGGAATTGCTTTAGAGTACGTACTGCAGAATTTACTCACAGACCGCATCCCTGGAAGGAAATCTGGAAAGTTCTCGCCGGCTAACGGAAGCCCAATCAACGGGAGCATATCAGAGATCTCGTCTCTGACAGAGCTGCCCTCTGAAAGTCATAACCAAAGAGACACTTATAGAGTTAAAGGAATGTGCACTAAAGAGTGGAACTCTGCAGTCGACCTGACTGGGAGTTTCTCACAAAAGGAAGAGCGTAGACATCTGAGTGACactaaggtcaaaggtcaacgttCTTATGAAGAAGAGGATTCTGAGGACTTGCCACACCAAAGAGCCCCCAGCATCACCTCCTCAGCTAGGTCTTCCTCAACCACACCCAATGAGGACAATGATCTGCAAGACAACAGTGAGGAAGAGGCACAAAAGTTACGGGAAGCGTCTAAAAAGGTTTGGAATTTTCAGAATGGCGTCTCATCCGAGGACCTCTGTCTTGAAAAGCCGAAGGAAAAATCCACCTTACGCCGCCATCTGACCTTTGACGAGGAAACGCAAAGGTATCCTGGAGATCCCACCAATGAGGAGCTGGTGCAGTTTTTGCTGGGTGCAGTGTCTCCCTCAAAACGCAACCTGAGTCGCCGACATACTCTCCCTACCAACACCTCTAAAAATACAAAGGAAGAGAATAATCTGCAAACTCAGACTTCAGTTAAAAGTCCAAACCATTTGGCACTAGAAAGACAAACACCACCAGGAGAAAGTGTTGGACACACACTCCCAGTGTTTAACTTTACTGACAATAATGATAATCCAAGACAATCTGGTTTTGAAGACAATAATTCTCTTTCAACAGAGGAGACAAATGATTCTTCATCCTATGAGTCAGAGGGTGTGCAGCAAAGTCAGAGCTGCACAGAGAGTATAGAGAGCCACCTGCAGGTGAAGAATGAAAGTGTTCCACAAAGGAACGACTGGTTCAAGAATGAGACGTCTGgagtttttttcagttttctcaaACGCCTCGGAGATTTAAGCAAAATGCAGTACAACAAAGAAACTATTCATAAAAGTGTTGATTCTGGGGTTTAG